The Roseimicrobium gellanilyticum DNA segment AGCCTGTGCCTTCAGCAGGTAGTCCTTACGAAGGAAGAGGCCGTTGTCCTTGGTGAACACCGCCGGGCCCATGCGCCGGCCAATGGCGTAGTTCACCGCATCGCCCAGGATGCCCGCCACGCACATGAGGGGAATCACATACCAGAGGTTCAGTTCATTGCCGATGGCTTCATTCGCAGCTACGGCGCCCACGGCGAAAAGGAGGGAGTCACCGGGCAGGAAAGGAGTCACGACCAGGCCGGTCTCGCAGAAAATGATGAGGAACAGCAGACCATAGATCCACACGCCATGCTGACGGATGAAGTCCGGCAGGCTCTCATCGAGATGCATGACGAAGTGGAGGAAGTCCTTGATCATTTCCATAGGCGGGGCGGACTCTACACCCTGAGGGAGGGTGGGAAACTGAAAATTGCGTCGCTCAAACCCTCTGGCTGAAGGCCGTCAGGACGGGCTCAAACTCCTCGTGCCGGTCCGGGTGGTACTGGTGGCACTGAAAGCCCAATTTCCTGCCCGTCTGGATGTTGTCCGGCAGGTCATCGATGTAGAGCGTGCGCTCTGGCTCCAGGCCGAAGGTCTTGATGGCCTCCTGAAAGATGGGTTCGTGAGGCTTCATGCACCGGGCCTCATGGGAATAGATGCCCCCTGCAAAAAGCCCGAACACGTCGAATTTCTCAAACAGCCATGTCTTGTGCAGGCCGCTGGTGTTGGAGAGCAGGTAGAGCGGTACCTGTCCTGTGAGCTGCTTCACCCGCGCGATCATCGGCTCATTCGCCGTGAAGATGTCGCCCCAGATTTCCACGAACTCCGCACGCGTCCCGCGGAATCCAATGCGCTTCACGCTTTGTGCGATGAAGTCGTCATCCGCAATGCGTCCGCTCTCCAGGGCATCCTTGAAGGGAGCGAGCAGAGCCAGCACCTCCTGACTGGTTGCGTCACTCTGCGCGGCGAATTTCTGGGCGGCGTGCGTGAAGTCGAAACGTACCAGCACGTTACCGATGTCGAAGAGCAGGGCCTGCGGCATGTCGTTGCTAAAATTCAAGCGGGTCGGGAATGGTCCAGCACCACATGCGCGATGCGCATGGCCGCGTCCGGCATGCTGTGGGCGAGCATGTTCGCTTTCATGCGGCGGGCTTCGGCGCGGTTGTGCTCCAGCATCTTCGCCGCTTCACGGCCTGTCTCCTCGGGAGTGCGCGTGGTCACCCCGCAGCCGTGGCTGGTGAGCAGTTCCGCATTTCCCTCCTCCTGACCAGGTACTACATAGTCGATGATGGCCGGGCAGGTGGCCGCGAGTGATTCATGCAGGATGGCACCCCCTGCCTTGCAAATCACGAAGTCATGCGTCTGCAGCAGCTTGGGAATCTGGTTCGTCCATCCCATGACTTCGATGTCCGCCTTTGGCAGGGAATCAGTGAAGCTGCGTACCACGTGGTGCAGGCGCGAGGCATGCTTGCCCACCGGCAGCGTCAGCCTCACTCCGGCAGCGACGAGCGGTCGCAGGGATTCGAGCGTTCTGGCGACGTGAGCTACTCCGGTGGAGGGCAGGTACAGCATGCGCCCGTGGGCGGAAATGCACTCTTCCGGCTTCGGTGGTGTCAGGAAATCCAGGCTGACTGGAAAACCGGTGATGTGAACCTTCTCCGGTTCCGCGCCCAGTTTCACTGCACTGTCCTTGGAGGCCTCATCAGCCACGCAGTAGCCATCACTGGGGGCGATCAGCCACAGGGGATGGATGCTGATGGAGTCCGTGACCACCGTGTACACCGGCGGCACACGGTGCCCCATGGTCTTGATCTGCCCCAGCAGCTTCGAGTAAATGGGGTAGGTGCAGACGATGGCACGCGGCTGGTGCTTCTTCAGCAGTTCCCCGATGGCATTGCGCAGTCCGGCGGTGATGTCCGGTTTGCTGTCAAATTTCATCCCGCCACTGTTCCGGTAGAACCACGCCCATGCCTTTGGAGCACGTGTGATCAGCATCTGGTAGTTCTGCTTCATCAGGGGCGCGAAGACTGGATGCGCCTCATCAAAGACATCCACCACCAGGTGTTCTTCCTGGGGAGCGAGACGTTCCAGCGCGTTGCGCACATTGCGCGCCGCCGTGTTGTGTCCGTCGCCGAAGCCTGCCGTGAGTAGAAGTATCACCGTGAGTAAGGGAAATAGCCGTGCCGCAGAAGAGTGCGAAGGAAAAATGACAAATTAGACACGGCTCCCCAGTCCCTCCCTAAATCGGGATGAATCTTGTCATGAATCGGTTTTGGCTTGTGTCTTCCCGGTCAGAATCTTGAATCAGGCATGGTCATCGGCATCACGGGAGCATCGGGATTCATTGGCAAGGCGCTGGCCCTCGCGGCGAAGGAGCGCGGGCACAAGGTCGTGGCCTTCACCAGAAAGAAGAACGGTGGCCTGCCCAATTTCGATGAGACCCGCGTGATTGTACCCACGGGGGATAAACCCGCGCTCGACCCCTCCGGTCTCGATGCCCTTGTGCACCTCGCCGGCGAGAGCGTGTACGGCTACTGGACTACCGCGAAAAAGCAGCGCATCCGTGACAGCCGTGTGGACCTCACCCGCCGCGTGGTGGATGCGCTCCAGGCTTGCAAAGAGGACGGCCCCAAGGTCTTCCTCTGCGCCAGTGGCACCGGAGCCTATGGTGACCGGGGCGATGAAATCCTCACCGAGTCTTCCAAGCGCGGCTGGGGATTTCTCGCGGATGTCTGTGCGGAATGGGAACGTGAAGCTGCCCGTGCGGCCACCTTTGGCACGCGTGTCGTGTATCTGCGCACTGGCATGGTGCTGGGGCAGGGTGGAGGTGCATGGCCAGTCCTGCGCCGTGTCTTCAGCCTGCGCTTGGGTTCCCGGCTGGGTGATGGCCGGCAGTGGGTGCCCTGGATTCACCTTGATGATGAGGTGGGCCTCATCCTCGAGGCCATCGAAAACCTTGGCTACAGCGGCCCGGTGAACCTCGCAGCGCCCAATCCGGTGACGAATGCGGAGATGACCCGTACCATCGCGAACCTGCTGAATACCTCCACCTTCATCCCCGTGCCCGGATTCGCCTTGAAGCTGGTGATGGGAGAGTTCGGCAGCGTGGCGCTGGAGAGTGCCCGGGCGAAGCCTGAGGTAGCCTTGAAGAATGGCTACGAGTTCAAGTACACCGACCTCGAGCACGCTCTCGCCATGTGCGTCTGAGGAAGTAGTCCGCAGAGCCTCGGCGGCCGCGCGTCTCGTGAGCATACTGCCGGGAGAAGGCAGAGGCGTTGATAAAACGGACCATCCAGGTGCTGTCGTATTCTGGGTATTGCGAATGCGATACCAGCACTCACCCACCGCCGAGGCTCGGCGGACTACTTTCTTCAGGTTGCCCGCATGCACATTTTCGTGTTCGATGGAGCCGTCATCCGCCTGACCCACCCGTCAGCTTCCTTTCTCCCGCATGTCCGCCGCCCAGACCACCATTGGCCTCGTCTATGATTTCGATCAGACGCTCAGCCCCGGCTACATGACGGATGACGTCGTTTTCCCGAATTACGGCATCAGCGTCGAGCAGTTCTGGAAGCGTAGCCAGGCACTCGTGGACAAAGAGGGCTACGACAATGAGCTCGCCTACCTGAAGACCATGCTGGACCTGCTCACGCCGGACCGGCCTACCAATGCTGAGCTGCGTGCACTGGGTCCGAAGCTGCGCCTCTACCCCGGTCTCCCTGAGATGTTCACCGAGCTGGAGGCCCTGCTTGGTCCCGACCATCGGGCTCTGGGCGTGCGCCTGGAGCATTACATCATCAGCTCAGGACTTCGCGAATTACTGGAGGGCAGTGTGCTCCGTCCGCATGTGAAGGCCGTGTTCGGTTGTGAGTTCGCGCAGGATCGCGAGGGCCGCATCAGCTTCCCGAAGCGCGTCATCGGCCATACCACGAAGACGCAATTCCTCTTCCGCATCAACAAGGGCATGCTGGAGCCGCATGAGGATGTGAATGATCACATGCCCTCAGACATGCGCCCCATCCCCTTCCAGCACATGATCTATCTGGGAGATGGCCCCACGGATGTGCCGTGCTTCACCCTCATGCGCCGGTACGGTGGCAATGCCATCGCTGTCTACAGCCCGGGAGACAATACCCGGAAGAGCTTCCGCAAATGCTGGCAGCTCAGCGCGCACGCGGATCGCGTGAAACACATCGCGCCTGCTGATTACCGCGCCGGGAGCCATCTGCGCCTCATGCTGGAGGAAATGATCTCCGAAATCGCCGATGGCATCGTGCGCCGGAAACGTGCGGAGGTAGACAGCTCCATGGTGAGTGCGCCGGGGTTTTAGAGCCCTGAGAGCATGCGACCCGTGCATTCAGCAACGCAGCGCCGGCTTTGTTGCAAAATGCGGTCATTCTGAAGCTAAAGCATGCCTCATGAGTTCCTCTTGCAGTGACAATCAACTTGCGAGAATCCCCCCTTCATATCATCCTGAAGGCTGGGCGTAGCTGGCGTAAGCCGCACGCTTAATCCCCCTTCCTTACAACCCCCAATGCCAAGCCTTCGCAAGCTGGGCGGCTTCATGTCGCTCGCAGGATCTTTGTTGTTTTCCATAACCAGCGTTTCCACGCTGACGGCGCAGACAAATACCTATACCGGCGCTACAAGCGCTTGGAGTGTGGGTACCAATTGGAGCTTGGGCGAGCCAACGGCAGCGCATGATGTGGTGCTTCCAGGCGTTGTTCCTGCAAGTGGAGGAACGATCACGCTTGCTGCGGGAGAGCTGGCGAACAGCCTTTCGTTTCTGAATTCTTACACGCTCACGGGCGGGAACCTCACGCTCACCACAGGAAATATCAGCGTGGATCCCACTTTCACTGGGACCATCAGTTCCGTACTGCAGGGTTCCGTGGGGCTTGCCAAGGATGGAAATGGGATCCTCGTGCTTGGGGGTGCGAATACCTTCACCGGTACGGTGAATATCAATGCCGGTACTCTCTCCATTTCAAACAACAACAACCTTGGGGCCGCCAGCAACGGCATCAATTTCACGGGAAGTGGCACCCTTGATGTCACTGCCGCAGTGACTGCCGGTCGTGCCATGTTCATCGACGCCGGCATTGTGGGCACGATGAATATCACCACGGGCGTTGTCTTCCGCATTGATGGGGTGGTCAGCGGAGGGGGCACTCTTTCGAAGAATACTTCCGGGACCCTCGTACTGGGCAATGCGGCGAACACCCTGAGCGTCATTACCAGTGCCGGTGGGAACCTCCTTCTCGAAAGCAGTGGATCGCTGGGTGATGCCTCCACCACGGTCAACATCAACGGCGGCACGATTGGTGCGGATGACAGTGGTATCAATACCTACACGGTAGGGACCTTGAACATCGGCGGGAATGTCCAGTTCGGGATCACGGCCTCAGGATTCACGGGGTCTCAGATCTTCAGCGGCACGGCGGTGGACTTGGGTGGAGCGGCCCGCACCCTGACCACCGACGAGGACGTGGTTTTCACCGGCATCGTGTCCAATGGCAGCATCGTGAAGGCGGGTGATGACTTCCTGCAGTTCAATAACAACCAAAACAGTTTCAACGGCCTGACTTTCAGCAACAACTCGTCTGTCTACCTCGGTGGCGATGATGTGCTTGGTTCAGGCATCATCACTTGGGCGGTGAGTGACGGACGTCTTCGGTCCAATGATGGCACGGCACGCATCCTGACGAACAACCTGGTTCTCAATGCCAATGCGATCTTCGGCGCAGCAAGCACCGGCAACCTGACGATTGGAAAGGTTGGTGGCACGGTGGACTTTGGGACAGGCACGCGCACCATCAACGTGGACTCGGTCACCACCACCTTCCTCAGCGCGGTGGTCAATGGCACGGGCATGAGCAAATCCGGCTCTGGCACGGCCGTGTTCCTTGCGAGCAATACCATCACGGGTAACGTCTCGATTGGTACGGGCAACATCACGGTGCGTGGTTCCACGGGCAAGCTGTCCACTGGTACGGGAGTTGTCACCGTGGGTGACAATAACGGCAATGATGAAAGCCTCACCATTGGTGATGCCGGAGACTCGCTGAGCGGCACGGTGGATCGTCTGTCGGATGGCACCACCCTCCGCTTCAATGGCAGCACTTCTGCCACGTTCAATGGTCCGGGGAATTCCATCACGGAAGTCATCGACGTACTCGATTTCGCCGCCGGCGTGGGCATCCTCACACTCAACCCTGCCGTGGGTGGTGAAATTCAGCTGAATGTCAACAATGCGACCGCCTCGCTCACCCGGTCCAACAACAACGCGATGGGCGTGATTCGTGGCACGGGACTCGGCCAGACAGGAGCGAACAGTACGCGTGTGATCTTCGCGGTCGCTCCGACCATGCTCGGCTTGGGAGGTACGGGAGCCAACACGAGCATCATCCCGTACTTGATTGGCGGTGACAGCACGACTGATGCTCCGGACACCTTCCTGACCTACGACGCTGTGAATGGAGTCAAGCCCCTGGCGGACTCGGACTACAGTGCCACGGTGACGGGCAGCCATGGCCAGAACGTCAGCGTGGGCGCCCTTGCAGAAACCATCACCGGAGATGCGTCCATCAACGCCCTGCGGTTGACGGCTGGAGGCTCGATTGCCATGAATGCTGGAGCCGATGTGGTGCTTCGTAGTGGCGCGCTCTTGTCGACGACGACCACGACCATCAGCGGACCTGGCACCCTGACCCTGGGTGAGTCTCTGGTGAATGGCACAGGACAGGGACGTCAGGGGGTGATTTTCGCCTCTGCAAATGCGACACCCATTCTCCTCACCATCAATGCCAACGTTGGTACTGCGGGTGGTTTGATCGTGGGAGACGCTGGGAGCACGGGCCACACCATCGTGCTGGGTGGAGACAACAAGATCATTGGCGGCATTGTCCTGAACGGTGGTACCCTCCGGGCAGGCAGCGCAGGAGCGCTGAATGACAACTACTTCAACGACCTGGTTCTGCGTGCCGGCAACAGCACCACGGGTGGAGCGCTTTCGACAACCCTTCAGGTGTTCGGCAACAACATCTCCGTCATCTTTGGGGGCAACGATCGTCTTCAGGGAAGCACCCGTATCCAGAACGGAGCTGCGACCGCCGGTACCATCACCATCCTGGCCAATGTGGGCAACAGCGATGGCAATGACGGGGTGCTCGAAAATGGAAGCGGTGGCGGGGTGCTGAACGTGGCGAAGCGTGGCGCCTTCCGCGTGCAACTGGAGTCGAACAATTCCTACACCGGCAGTACCGAGATATTCTCGGGCGAGCTTCGCGTGACGGGCTCTGGAGGGCGACTCAGTGGCACCACTTCGCTCAACATCCGTGGCGGCGGTAGCTTCTATACTTATAAGCAAAGCGACCAGAACGTGGATCGCGTCAACGATGGCGCTGCGGTGAACATGCACCAAGGCAGCTTCCTGGTGGACCAGAATCAAAGCGCATTCAACCTGGCAGAGACCTTGGGGGCGCTGAACATCCTCAACGGGGATAACACCATCCAGGTGGAAGCCTCTGTAGCGGCACAAACTTCGACGCTGACGTTTGCTTCGCTCAATGTTTCCTCGGGGGCCGTTGTGAACTTTACCAACGCTGCCCTGGCTGGTGACATCGGCATTGGTGAGGCGGACGACAACCGTGTGATCTTCACTGCGGACCCGGCGGTCACACTGGGCGGGATTATGGGTGGTAACGTCTACCACACGAAGAACTTCAACACCGGTACCACGCAGGACGTGGTGAACTTTGCCGGCTACGACATCGACACGGACGGCACCGGCACCGCCGATGTGGAGACAGGCGTGTATGCCTTTGCCGCCTATAATACAGGCGAGGAAAACACGTGGACCAGCACCACGGTGGCCAACCCAACTGCGGATGTGACGCTCACGGCAAGCCGGACCATCGAGGCCATTCGTCTCGGCGGTGGCATTGATATCACCATGAGCGCAGGACAGGTGCTCAACCTCACGACCGGTGGCCTGATCCACAATGGCACTGACAGCTCGATCTCCGGAGGCACACTCACGGCGGGTGGCTCTGCCGATGGCGAACTTTTCATCCGTACCGAGGACAACCTGAACACCACCACTCTCACGATTTCATCGGTCATTGCGGACAATGGAAGCGGCTCTGTGTCCCTTACAAAGACGGGTCCGGATAATCTGGTGCTCTCCGGGGCGAATACCTATACTGGACGTACCACCCTTTCCGGCGGCACAGTGAGCTTCACCGCGGACAGCGCATTCGGAACGGCTCCCACTTCCGCCACCGCCGGTCACCTGAGGTTGTACGGAGTGACGCTGGCGCAAACGGCCGACACAGGAACCATCACGATCGACGGAAACCGTGGGCTGGAGCTTGGAGGCACCACGAACATCATCAGTACTGCTGCGGGTTCAAACCTGGTGTACAACACCATGGGCATCACCAGCAATGGTGACGCCAGCCTCACACTTCAGGGCGACATTGACATGGCCATCGGTGGCAACACCACGATTGGTGGCAGTTTCACCATTCAGGACGGCGGTTCGGTCATTTCTCTGGGCGGCACGACCAATTCGATTGGCGGCAGCCTTATCGTAGGTCAGGCGCAGGGCACAACCACGTTCAACTATGGAGTGGCGGGAGGTACTCTGATCGTGGGAGCGAACAGCCCGAACACGTCGGTGCTTGAAGTGGGCACCCGCACCTCCGGCACGCTTAACACAAGCACTGGCATCCTGAACCTTGCAGGGTCCGATACCTTCATCGCCAATGTGGATCGTGTGCGCATTGGTGTGCTGACAGTGGATATCTTTCCAGACGCCGGTACCCGGGGTGTGGTGACATTTGGTACCAACGCGCATATCACGGCGGGTACTGAAGTGATCATGAGCGACAGCCAGAATGACGGGCTTCAGGGAACGCCCAGTACCATGACCTTCGGCAACGGTACGAGCAGCCTGACTTCACGGACCATCACCGTCGGTGCGCGCAAGGGGAATGCGACGATCTCCATCGCTGCAGGTGGCACCTTGAACCTGGGTGGCTTTGGAGAGCGCATGCTGGATCTCTTTATCGCGCGTCAACTCGCCACACAGACCGGCGTCACGAACAGCGGCACGCTGGACTTCTCCCAGGGCACTTTAATCGCCAGCATTGACGAGTTCGTCATCGCCGACAAATCCGGCCCCACCAGTGTGGCCGGCAGTGGTGGGGCGGGTGGTGCCACAGGTACAGTCACCTTGGGCAACAGCGCTCATAACGTGGTCGCCAATTCGCTTACCATGGCCCGCATCACGCAGGCTGCCTCGGGGGCTTTGGCTCAAGCAACGTATAACCAGGGTGGCGGCTCGACCATCATCCTGGGCAACATCCTCCTTGGTTCGCATGACGATGCGGCCAATGGCGCTGCCCGCGGCACGCTGAATATCACGGGTGGAGTCTTCACTGTGGGTGGGAACATTTTCAAGGCCGGCGCCGCCCGCAGTTCTGCCGTCATCATTGTGAATGGAGGCACACTCGACTTGCAGAACCAGGCTCATGGAGACACCACAGCGGGCACCTTCACTGGCAGCCAGCTGATCTTCCGCGCGGGCTCGATTGTCGATGGGGCATCTGTCACTCTCGATGGTGTGCGTGTGACTACCGCCACGGACGTGGGCAGCCATGAGGACGCGTTGATCCTGCGAGATGTGACGCTGGATGTGGATGTCTTCCTCACCAATGCCACCGCAGGCCTGGGGGGCATTCTCTATGAAGCCAATGGAAACGGCGCTGGCGGTATCATCAACGGGGATGTCGATTTGGGTACCGTGAGCCGTGACATCAATGTTGGAAACAGCACGGGAGCCAACGCAGACCTTACGATGGCCGGTCGCATCACCAACAGCGGCTCCATCAACAAGCAAGGCACCGGTACCTTGGTGCTCTCGAACGGAACCAACAACTACCAGGGCACCACCACCGTGAGCGCGGGGGTCCTGCAGGTGGGCCTCGCAGGTGTGGGCACCACGGGCACCGGGACCACGACCGTCACCACCACGGGCACTCTGGCGGGCACCGGCACAGTCACTGGTTCGGCGGCAACGCATGTGATTCAGGGTACGCTGCGTCCGGGTGACTTGAGCGGGGCTGGCATCGGCAATCTGAAGTTCGAAGGCAACCTCACGTTGGAAAGCACGGCGACCTCCTTCTTCCAGCTCGGCAGCCCAACGACCCCGGGCACTACCTACGACCGTATCACCGGCCTGAGCGCCAATGACACGATCATCGTGGACGGCACCATCAGTGCCGCAGAACTGAACGACAGCTTCTTTGGCGGCTACACGGGAGGAGCAGGGGATACCTGGCAGCTTCTCATGGACTGGACGACGATCAACCTCGCCGGCTTCAACGTGGGTACCAACCTGCGCACAGGCGCGGATGGCGTGAATGAGGGGGACCTGGACTTGCCGACCTTGAGTGCAGGCCTGTTCTGGGATGTCAGCAACTTCGGCAACAATGGGACGGTCAGCATTGTGCCGGAACCCGGGCGTGCGCTCCTGCTGCTGCTGGGTGTCGCTGGTCTGCTGATGCGCCGCCGTCGGCCCGGCCGACTGGCCTGAGGCCCCGACCCCCAAGAATCCATGTAAGCGGGCACTTGCACTGGCTGGCAGGTGCACTTAGGGAGTCGCGCGCCCGCCTGCCTGTGCGGCGTGCATTCCCCTGATTCTGTTTTTTCCAGTCGCTCTTTGATGTTCCAAGCCAAGCATTTTCATTTCCTCGGCATCTGTGGCACCGCCATGGGCTCCACGGCTGCCGCGCTACGCAAACAAGGCCACAAGATCACCGGCTCCGACAATGCGGTGTATCCTCCCATGTCCACCATGCTTGAGCAGTGTGGCATCGAGCTGATGAGTGGGTACAAGCCTGAGAATCTTCCTGCCGCCGCGGATGAGTATGTGGTGGGCAATGCCATTTCCCGGGGCAATCCGGAGGTGGAGGCGCTGCTGGAGCGCAAGCTTCCCTACACCTCCATGGCCGAGCTGCTCCGCCGTGAGGTGATGCAGGGCAAGCGCAACTTTGTAGTCACCGGCACGCACGGGAAGACCACCACCACCTCCATCCTCGCGTGGCTTCTGGAGGCGAATGGAAAAAATCCCGGCTACCTCATCGGTGGCGTGCCTGCGAATTTCGAAGTGGGCGCGCGATTCACGGATTCCGAGTACTTCGTCATCGAAGGGGACGAATACGACACCGCCTTCTTCGACAAGCGTTCCAAGTTCCTGCACTACCTTCCGGAGGCGGTGATTGTGAACAACATCGAGTTCGATCACGCGGACATCTTCAATACGCTGGATGACATCCTGCTCTCCTTCTCCCGTCTGCTGCGCATCGTGCCGCGCAACGGGAAGGTGTTTGTGAACGGCGACGAAGCGACCTGCCGCAGTCTCATCAAGGATTGCCCCGCGCCGATTGCCACCGTGGGCACGGGAGAGGGAAATGACATCAAGCTGCGCGTGACTGCCGGCACTCCTGAGTACACCGACTTTGAATTGAATGGTGTGCCCTTCCGCCTGCCGATGGTGGGTGAATTTAATGCACGCAATGCTGCCATGGCCGTGTGCGTGGCGAGTTTTGCAGGACTCACGGATGAAGAGATTCGCTCGGCACTCCTGACGTTCGGCGGCATCAAGAGACGCCAGACGGAGCGTGGCAAGGTGCGTGGCATCACCATCATCGATGACTTCGGGCACCATCCCACGGCCATTCGCGAGACGCTGCGTGGCCTGCGCCAGCGTTACACCGGCGCGCGTCTCTGGGCGCTTTTTGAGCCACGGTCGAATACCAGCCGTCGCAATGCCCTGCAACCTGACCTTATCGAGGCGCTCAAGGAAGCGGACGGCAGCATCGTCGCTGCGGTGAACCAGCCTGAGAAAGTTCCCCCGGGTCAGCTTCTGGATGTGGACGCCGTGGTCGCCGCCGTCTGTGCCGCAGGCCGGCAGGCCTACCACGAGCCAAACGTGGACGCCATCATCGCGCGCCTGAAGCCGCTCGCCCAAGAGGGAGATGTGGTCATCGTCTTCTCCAATGGTGGCTTCGATGGCATTCACCAGAAGCTGCTGGACAGACTGTAACCCGCGTATTGAGAGTCCATGGAACGCTGGCAGACGAACTAAAAGCACGCGCCTTCCGTATCCTCCATGGCCTCCTCCAATCCCTACGACCATCGCTCTCACGACTACCGCCTTCTGGTGAAGCGATGGAAGGCTTTCTGCAAAGACGCGAAGCTGAAGCTGCAGCCCTTTGCGTGCTCGGCGGAGGAGCACATCTACTTCATCGAAACCGCGCGTGAGCTCGCGGCGCAGGGTGAGCCGTGGATTTACATCTCCGCCGGGGTGCATGGCGATGAGTCAGCGCCACCGTGGGGACTGCTGGAGTGGGCAGAGGCACATGTGGACCTGCTGCGCAGGCATCCCTTCCTCATCTTTCCGGTGCTGAACCCCACC contains these protein-coding regions:
- the mpl gene encoding UDP-N-acetylmuramate:L-alanyl-gamma-D-glutamyl-meso-diaminopimelate ligase; protein product: MFQAKHFHFLGICGTAMGSTAAALRKQGHKITGSDNAVYPPMSTMLEQCGIELMSGYKPENLPAAADEYVVGNAISRGNPEVEALLERKLPYTSMAELLRREVMQGKRNFVVTGTHGKTTTTSILAWLLEANGKNPGYLIGGVPANFEVGARFTDSEYFVIEGDEYDTAFFDKRSKFLHYLPEAVIVNNIEFDHADIFNTLDDILLSFSRLLRIVPRNGKVFVNGDEATCRSLIKDCPAPIATVGTGEGNDIKLRVTAGTPEYTDFELNGVPFRLPMVGEFNARNAAMAVCVASFAGLTDEEIRSALLTFGGIKRRQTERGKVRGITIIDDFGHHPTAIRETLRGLRQRYTGARLWALFEPRSNTSRRNALQPDLIEALKEADGSIVAAVNQPEKVPPGQLLDVDAVVAAVCAAGRQAYHEPNVDAIIARLKPLAQEGDVVIVFSNGGFDGIHQKLLDRL